CTTGTTAAAACCCGAATTAAGACAATTCGAGATGGGAATGTCCACCAAGCGATATTTCCCGGCAATGGGAACTGCTGGCTTAGACCGTTGATCGGTCAATGGATACAGACGTGAGCCCCTTCCTCCGCCCAAGACGATAGCTACTACATTATGACGTGACATATCAAATTACATTAATTGGTTATATAGACTTATATACTTCGCTGCAGATTTATCCCAAGAAAAATCCAACTGCATCATTTTACGTTGATTCTCCTCAAACTGCTTTTTACTATCGTAAAAATTTATAGCCCGAACAATCGCTGCACTAATTTCAGTGATTGTCAGACTATCAAAACCTATACCGTAGCCATCATTTTTCAGATCGATTACCGTATCTTTTAATCCCCCCACCTGATGCACGATCGGCAATGTACCGTACTTCATAGCATAGAGCTGATTAAGTCCACAGGGCTCAACACGGGAAGGCATTAAAAGAAAATCCGCACTGGCATAAAGCCAATGGGCCAGATTTTCATCATAACCAAAGAACACATCAAAATTATCAATTCCATCATCGACGAGTGATTTCACACGTGACTGGATCGCTGGGTCTCCGGCACCCAGTATAAATATACTTAATCTATCGTGATATTTCTCCGTCAAATCCAAAATTATCTCCGGAAGTAAATCCGCTCCTTTTTCTGTTGCCAATCGGCCGATAAAAACAAGTAACGGTCGATCTGGATTGATTTTATACTGCTTCGCCAAAGCCTCCTTATTTTTCAACTTTCCGGAAAAAGCTTGTACAGCATCGTAGTTTTCTAGCAAGGTATAATCAATTTTAGGATCCCAGATTTCCCAGTCAATTCCATTGACAATACCGACAGATTTATTTCGCTCATCATAAAACAGCTGCTGCAAACCATTTGCTTCCACATAAAGCTCTTCCAGATAACCTTCGGAGACCGTTGTGTACGCATCGCAACATTTAATGAGGGCTGCAAGCGGATTAATTAAACCATCCCAGTCCAATAATCCCCATTTCCAACTATCGAAAGCGGGCAACAGAATAGCTTTGCTCCAATGTGTCCAGCCCTGATACTGCCCATTGTGGACGGTGCCCACCGTTTTAACGTCGGCAAGAAAGTTATAGTCATTGCTATACCTCATCAAAAAAGGCATCAAACCGACATGATGATCATGGCAATGCACGATATCAGGTACTATATTTTTATCCTTAAACCACGCCAACACAGCATGTTGAAAGGCGATAAACTGCTCGCCTTCATCCGGATAACAATATACCTCCTGCCGATCGAGTTTACCTGGAATCTTAATCAGGTAGAGCTCAAATCCAAGTACCTGATGATCTTCCTTATAAACACTGTAGCGCAGCAATTCAGATCCTTGATAAAAAGTACCTTCATGAACTAGGCTAAAAGCATGATCCCTAACAAAAGGACGATCATACCAAGGCATGACAACCGCCGCCTCCCATCCCAGTTTGGTTTGGTATTTGGGCAGCGCGCCCACGACATCCGCGAGACCACCTACTTTGGCCACGGGATAACATTCTACACTCAAGTGAAATACGTTCATTCTTCTTTTACAGCATGAGATTTAATAACAAGATTTTATACAGGGATACGCTCGCCTTGTTTAATGGGATTGACTTCCTTTACCGCTCTCTTCCTTTTCAAAATATATCCGCCAAGCGGAGGTAAATGAACTTGAGCAGACTGTACCTGGTTCATCCAATGCAGGTGTTCACTATGAATGAGCAGCTGATGTATTCCAGAACCGAAATAGGTCAAATCATCCGAATTCAACAGCACTTCCCATTCACCAGCGTAAGGTAAACCAATACGGAAATGTTCCCGAACAACAGGCGTTAAGTTAAGTACAACAACCGTATCATCCCAGGCGTCAAATCCCTTTCGCCAATAGACCACAACCGAATTTTCACGATCACCAGCATCTATCCATTCAAAGCCCGAAGCGTCAAAAGCCTTCTGGTAAAGACTTGGTTGGCTCCTATAAATCGTATTCAGGTCGGCTACAAATTGCTTCATACCCTGGTGTGGCGCAAATTCCAAAAGATGCCAATCAAGCGATTGGTTTACATTCCACTCCGAAGTCTGCCCAAATTCTCCGCCCATAAACAGCAATTTTGTTCCCGAAAAAGTATACATAAAGAGATACAATGCCCGCAGGTTGGCAAACTTTTGCCATTCATCGCCCGGCATCTTATAAATTAATGAATGCTTTCCGTAGACAACCTCATCATGTGACAGCGGTAGCATAAAATTTTCATGGAAAGCATATACTGTCGCAAAGGTCAGTCGATCATGATGATAGCTGCGATTAATCGGATCCTCTTTAAAATAATCCAATGTGTCATGCATCCAGCCCATCATCCATTTCATTCCAAACCCCAATCCACCAGCATAGGTTGGGCGACTGACACCCGGCCAGGAAGTCGATTCTTCCGCGATGGTCTGCACATGTGGGAAATGTCCGTAAACGGCCTCATTCAGTTCTTTTAAAAATTGTACCGCTTCAAGATTCTCATTTCCACCAAACTCATTGGCAATCCACTCGCCTGCGTTTCGACTATAATCCAAATAGAGCATAGAAGCAACCGCATCGACCCGAAGTCCATCGATATGAAAACGATCCAACCAATAAAATGCATTACTGATCAAAAAAGAACGCACTTCATTACGTCCGTAGTTGAAAATATAGGATTGCCAATCGGGATGAAACCCTTTACGGGGATCTTCATGCTCGTATAAGCTCGTACCGTCAAAACGATAAAGACCATGTGCGTCACCTGGAAAATGCGAAGGAACCCAATCCAACAATACACCTATCCCGGCGGCATGCAGCTCCTCAATCAGATACATGAGATCTTGTGCCGATCCGTAGCGTGAACTCGCAGCAAAATAGCCCGTTATCTGGTATCCCCAAGAAGGGTAATAGGGATGTTCCATCAGGGGCATAAATTCTACATGGGTAAAATTCATTTCCTTCACATAGGATACGAGCGCCACAGCGATTTCGCGGTAGTTGAGCAAAGTATCCGGACTTTCGGGATCCCGCGACCAAGATCCTAAATGCACTTCATAGACAGACCATGGTTGATCCAGCCTGTTTTTAACAGCCCTTTCCTGCATCCATTGCTTATCCTGCCACTCGAACCAGGTCGAATGAACAATGGAAGCAGTCTTTGGCGCGATCTCCCACTGAAAAGCAAAGGGGTCTCCTTTTTCAAGTTGTTCGCCAGTATAAGTCTCAATAACATACTTATACGCCTCCCCATTGCCAAGCCCCGGAATAAATCCCTCCCAGATTCCGCTACCATCCCAGCGCACATAGAGCGCGTGACGCGCTTTATCCCAAAAATTGAAGTTGCCGGTTACAAAGACCGATTTTGCATTTGGAGCCCAAACCGCAAAATAAACGCCTTTTTCACCATTGACTTCCAGCTCGTGTGAACCGAACTTTTCGTATAATTTGAAGTGCTTACCCGACTGGAATAAGGCGACATCAAATTCAGAAAATAGACTATGCGGAATTACTTCATTGGTCATGTTTTAACCTTCTATCAATATGTTATCAAATTCTCGTGCGACATTAATCCAATACCGCCCCTTATCATCTACTTGTACTTTTG
The DNA window shown above is from Sphingobacterium thalpophilum and carries:
- a CDS encoding glycogen/starch synthase, whose protein sequence is MNVFHLSVECYPVAKVGGLADVVGALPKYQTKLGWEAAVVMPWYDRPFVRDHAFSLVHEGTFYQGSELLRYSVYKEDHQVLGFELYLIKIPGKLDRQEVYCYPDEGEQFIAFQHAVLAWFKDKNIVPDIVHCHDHHVGLMPFLMRYSNDYNFLADVKTVGTVHNGQYQGWTHWSKAILLPAFDSWKWGLLDWDGLINPLAALIKCCDAYTTVSEGYLEELYVEANGLQQLFYDERNKSVGIVNGIDWEIWDPKIDYTLLENYDAVQAFSGKLKNKEALAKQYKINPDRPLLVFIGRLATEKGADLLPEIILDLTEKYHDRLSIFILGAGDPAIQSRVKSLVDDGIDNFDVFFGYDENLAHWLYASADFLLMPSRVEPCGLNQLYAMKYGTLPIVHQVGGLKDTVIDLKNDGYGIGFDSLTITEISAAIVRAINFYDSKKQFEENQRKMMQLDFSWDKSAAKYISLYNQLM
- the glgB gene encoding 1,4-alpha-glucan branching protein GlgB, translating into MTNEVIPHSLFSEFDVALFQSGKHFKLYEKFGSHELEVNGEKGVYFAVWAPNAKSVFVTGNFNFWDKARHALYVRWDGSGIWEGFIPGLGNGEAYKYVIETYTGEQLEKGDPFAFQWEIAPKTASIVHSTWFEWQDKQWMQERAVKNRLDQPWSVYEVHLGSWSRDPESPDTLLNYREIAVALVSYVKEMNFTHVEFMPLMEHPYYPSWGYQITGYFAASSRYGSAQDLMYLIEELHAAGIGVLLDWVPSHFPGDAHGLYRFDGTSLYEHEDPRKGFHPDWQSYIFNYGRNEVRSFLISNAFYWLDRFHIDGLRVDAVASMLYLDYSRNAGEWIANEFGGNENLEAVQFLKELNEAVYGHFPHVQTIAEESTSWPGVSRPTYAGGLGFGMKWMMGWMHDTLDYFKEDPINRSYHHDRLTFATVYAFHENFMLPLSHDEVVYGKHSLIYKMPGDEWQKFANLRALYLFMYTFSGTKLLFMGGEFGQTSEWNVNQSLDWHLLEFAPHQGMKQFVADLNTIYRSQPSLYQKAFDASGFEWIDAGDRENSVVVYWRKGFDAWDDTVVVLNLTPVVREHFRIGLPYAGEWEVLLNSDDLTYFGSGIHQLLIHSEHLHWMNQVQSAQVHLPPLGGYILKRKRAVKEVNPIKQGERIPV